The DNA sequence CGAGTCTAAAACGGTCGCGCAGCGCATCGTAATCCATATCGCTAGCCGCAGCTATTTCGCGGTCGCTATCGCTCAGGTACATTGTCGGCGGAAAAGGAATGATCATCAACCCCGAATACAGGCTATCGGGTTTTTCTTCTTGGCCTACGGCCAGAAGCGTAACTACGGTGCAAAGTAGGGCTAGGACGGTTCGCTTCATAAGGTCTCGTTCTGGGAGACCAAATTAGCGGAATAACTTCAGAATGTCGTTCCCATTGGCAAAAACCAACAAGGCCAACAAGATCACGAACCCGACCATTTGAGCGTATTCCAAAACCTTTTCAGAAGGTTTACGTCGCGTGATCATCTCCCAAAGTACGAACACCACGTGGCCGCCATCCAAAGCCGGAATTGGTAGAATGTTCAAGAAGGCCAGCATGATACTCAGGAAAGCCGTGAAGTTCCAAAAGTATTGCCAGTCCCAGGTGCTGGGGAATTGGTTTCCGATCGTGAGGAAGCCACCGACCGATTTATACGCTTCGGTCTCGGTGTCGAAAATGATCTTGAATTGGCGAATGTAATTTGAAAGCGTTCCGGTAGCGCGGTGATACCCGGCCGGAATTGACTCAAAGACCCCGTACTTCTTGGTTTCGATGTCAAAGAAATCGGCATAGGAACCTCCGGGGTAAACGCCGATCTTGCCGTGTTCGGGAACAGGCACTTCTACAACAACTCGTTCAGTTTCACGCTGGGCGGTGAGTGTAACGATCCTTCCGGCATAAGCGGGGATACTGTCGATATACTCATCGAAAAACTCCAACTGCCGTCCATTCAACCCTACAATTCGATCTCCCTCCAGAAGGCCGGCTTTTTTGGCCACTGAGGAGTTGGTAAACTCACCCACCACATAAGGGATTCGCGGGGTCATAAAAGCGGGGTTCTGAACCATCGCTTTTATGTTGGCCGAGGTCACGGGCAAATCTAATTCCTGTCCGTCGCGTTCCACGGTTACGCTTTCAGCACCCAACACGATCTCCATTGGGATCTGGTTGAAGTTCTCAACTTCATTTCCGTTCACGAGCAAAATCTTATCGCCATCGCGAAGACCAATCGATTCTCCGGTCGAATCGACAGCAATTCCGTAGGTCGCGTTCTCCGTAGGAAGGTATTGCTCGCCCCAATAGGCAAGAACCCCCGCATAAATGGCGATTCCGAGGATCACGTTCACCGTTACTCCACCGATCATAATGATCAAGCGCTGCCAGGCCGGCTTAGACCGAAACTCCCAAGGCTCAGCCGGTTTTTTCATCTGCTCCTTATCCATGCTCTCGTCGATCATACCCGAGATCTTCACATAACCTCCGAGCGGAAGCCACCCGATACCGTATTCCGTTTCACCGACCTTTTTCTTGAATACCGAGAACCAGGGGTCGAAGAAGAGGTAAAACTTCTCAACTCTGGTTTTAAAGAGTTTGGCCGGAATAAAGTGTCCGAGTTCGTGCAGGATGATCAAGAGTGAAAGGCTCAGAAAGAACTGAGTGGCCTTGACCAGAATGTCTGCTATATCTGTTAATTCCATGTGTTTCTATTCCAAAAAGGGTAACAAAGGTACTTAGTTTATGAGTTCCGCTGCGATGCGGCGCGCTTCGGCGTCGCTGGCCACGTAATCTTCATAGGAGGGCTTTTCGATAAACGTCGCTTTGGCCAATGTAGTTTCAATGACATCCGACATTTCCAGGAACCCGACTTGGTCTCGTAAAAATGACGCTACTGCTATCTCGTTGGCGGCGTTTAAAATACAGGGTGCGTTTCCGCCTTGATCGAGTGAATGGAAGGCGAGACCGAGGTTCCGAAAAGTCTCTATATCGGGTTTCTCGAAAGTGAGCTCGGGGTAGTCCATGAAATTGAATCGAGTAAAGGAATTCTTTAATCGATTGGGATATCCCATAGCGTATTGGATGGGTAACTTCATGTCGGGCAAGCCCATTTGAGCTTTCATGCTTCCGTCCTCGAACTGAACAAGGGAGTGGATGATCGATTGAGCATGAACCACTACATCGATTTGATCGGGTCGCAAACCAAAAAGCCATTTGGCCTCCATAACCTCGAGGCCTTTATTCATGAGGGTGGCACTATCGATGGTCACCTTGACGCCCATCTCCCAGTTGGGGTGTTTGAGCGCTTGTTCCTTGGACACTTTAAGAAGCTCATTTCGGGTCCGCCCGCGGAAGGGTCCGCCCGAAGCCGTGAGCACGATCTTTTCAATTGGGTTGTGAAACTCCCCGACCAGGCACTGAAAAATAGCACTGTGTTCTGAGTCTACGGGCAACAGCGGAACCCTCTTGCGCGCGGCCGCATCGGTTACGAGCTCTCCGGCAACGACCAAGGTTTCCTTGTTCGCCAAAGCGATGGGTTTTCCCGCTTCGATAGCAGATAGGGTAGGGGCTAAACCGCTATAGCCGACAAGTGCGGTAAGCACTAGGTCGACGGTTTCCATTTGCACGACATCTTTCAGTGCATCGTTTCCGGCGTAAACCTTTACCCCCAAGTCGAAAAGAGCGTTGTTCACTTTTTGATATCGCGACTCATCGCAGATCACGACCGCATTTGGTTGGTATTTCTGGGCTTGTTCGATCAAAAGATCGCAGTTCCCGTTGGCCGTTAACACTTCGACCTCAAAGGAGTCGGGTTGCTCGCTAACCACCTCTAAAGCCTGTGTTCCAATGGACCCTGTGGACCCCAGTATAGCCAATCTCTTTTTCTCCATTACCAAGCGAATTCGCTGAGTTTATCCGCGATCTTGCGATCGTTGCTCAATCGTGAAACTTTGTTTTGTCCTCCCAAACGGCCCACTGACTTCATATACTCCTTAAAGCCACCCGGTTTAATGGGCGTAATGACCACCGGGCGTAAGACCTTACCCTTAATTAAATCCGAGTAGTAAATGTTCTTCTCCTGCATGACCCGGTCGATGATTTCTGCCAACTGACTCAAGTCCGCTGGTTTTTCGTCGAATTCCATAAGCCACTCGTGATAAGGGAGTCCTTCGGTCGGATTGATCCGGGGTGCAACGGTGAACTCGTTTATTTGTATTCCGGTTTGCTCAACAGCCTCTTTTAGCGCTGCTTCTACCTCTGCAGCGATCACGTGTTCACCAAATGCAGAGGTGTAGTGTTTTATTCGACCCGAAACCACAATACGATAGGGGTCTTTGCTCACGAACTGCACGGTATCGCCGATGTTGTAACCCCAAAGCCCCGCATTCGTGCTCATGATAAGCGCGTAATTGACTCCGAGCTCAACCTCGTCGATGGTCAGTCGTAGAGGGTTTTTATCGAAAACCTTCTCGGCCGGAATAAATTCATAGAATATTCCCTGTTTGAGCAGAAGCAACAATCCAGGTTCGGTTTGACTATCCTGATAGCCAATAAACCCTTCTGAGGCCGGATACACTTCAATGGTGTCAATCGAAGCTCCGATCATTTCCTCGAATTTGGTCCTGTAGGGCTCGAAGGCCACTCCGCCGTTCACGAAGAGCGAAAAATTCGGCCACACGTCCAGAATCTTTTTGCCCGTGCGCTCGAGTACTCGTTCAAAGTACATAAGCATCCAACTCGGAATACCGCTAATGAGGCGCATATCTTCATAAAGGGTTTCCGTAACGATAGCGTCGACCTTGGTTTCCCAGTCGTCGATACAGTTGGTTTCCCAGCTTGGCATCCGGTTACGCTGAAGATAACCGGGCACGTAGTGTGCAACGATCCCGCTCAAGCGACCGAGCTTGACTCCATTTACTTCCTCGAGTTCCGGAGACCCCTGAAGGAAGATCATTTTACCGTCAATAAAGGTCGTTTTCCCCGTTTGGTGAACGTAGTGCAACAAGGCGTTACGTGCGCTTTCCACGTGAAAGGGCATGCTCTGCTTGGTGATCGGAATATACTTGGCACCGCTCGCCGTACCCGAGGTCTTGGCGAAATAGAGCGGTTTACCGGGCCACAATACATCGTTTTCACCGATTCGTATGCGCTCAACATAAGGCTTGAGGTCTTCGTAGTCGCGCACCGGTACGCGGGTTTGAAAATCGGAGTAAGCCTTTATCGATGCAAAGTCATGGTCGCGTCCAAAAGACGTGTCCCCGGCAGAACGAACGAGTTCGTTAAAGACCGCGCGCTGGCTCTCCGATGGTTTCGACGACCATTTTCGAGTTTGGTTGGCAACCCAAGCGGCAAAGGGTTTTGCAAGAAGCGACTTAATGCTCATTAGAAAACGACATAGCTTTCGGGATCTACGGCGATACCGTTGTTCCAAAGTTCAAAATGGAGGTGTGGACCTGTTGAAAGATGGCCCGAGTTGCCGATAATAGCAATGGCCTCTCCCGCCTGCACGACCTCGCCTTGTTCCTTGAGCAGTATGCTGTTGTGCTTGTATATGGAAATGATTCCGCCCGCGTGCTGAAGAGCAATTACATAGCCTTCATCGCTCGACCACGTAGCGAGGAGCACGGTTCCCTCAAGAACAGCTAGGATGGGTTCGTTCTCCGGAGCTACGATGTCTACTGCAAAGTGATCGGTTTGAGGGTCGAATTTACCCGATACCATGCCTTTTATTGGCGAAAAAAAGGTGAGGTTGGCCATGACTGAATTCTCACCGGTACCGCCCTCGAATATATTGTAGCGCTCCTCTTGGGCGACCATTTCACGAAGGGCGCTATCCTCCGGAGAAGGGGGCATTTCAATACTGTCGATCACTTGTGCTTCCACGGCATCGGCGGTATCGTACTCCTTGAGCTCACCGCTGATGACTCCGTTTATGATCTCGACATATCGCTCTTGGTTGGCGATCACTCTTCGAAGCGAATCCGTGAGCATAGCATTCTCAAGCGCCTGACGACGCAGGGAGGTCGAGCTGTAACCTGGGATATACTCGCGCAATGGGGTAAAGGCGATGAGGATGATGGTCAGTGCGATAAGGGTAATGACACTGAGTCCGGCAGCAACAAAGACGTTGAGACGGGAAAGGCGGAACGACAATTTCTCTTCGAACGTATCGTCATTTAGGATCACCAAGCGGTACTTATTCTTAAGTCGCTCGATCCACGGACGTGCCTCTTCGTTTTTATCCTTGATCTTGGCCATGCCGCAAATATCGCAAACTGCTCAGAAGACGCAGGGATGTCTTTGAATAATAATAAATTTGCGCCCCCGCAGTTAAGTAAAGGAATTTGACTCTATCGCTTTTGAATATAAAGCTCCTCATAAGGCCTTTTGTTATCGTTTTGTTCGCTCTGGTTGCCGTTTCGTGCTCCACAGAGAAGGACAAGTTCGTAAATCGCGAGTACCATAAACTTACCGCGCACTACAATGGCTACTTCAACGGGAACGAAAGTTTTCGCGAAGGAGTAGAGAAATTGGAAAACTCGGTTATAGACGATTACGAGAATGTGCTACCGGTATATGTTTTGGGAACTCCTCAGGATGCCAAGTCGATCTACCCTCAGATGGATCGTGCGATCGACAAGGCGACCACGGTGATCCGGCGTCACTCGATGGTGATCAGAGGAGAGGAGAAGAACAACTGGATCGACGACAACTATTTGTTGATCGGGAAGGCACGGTTTTATAAGCAGGAGCACCTGGCTGCCCTGGAGGCGTTTAACTACGTGGCCTTGCAGTTTCCGGATGGCGAGCTTTATCACGAAGCTATGTGGTGGGCGGCTCGGAGTTATTTGGCATTGGACAACTATTCTCAAGCGCTGTACACCTTAGAGGTGTTGGAAACGACCGGAAAAGTGCCCAAGGACCTCAAATCGGAGATCCACGCCATCTACGCTCAGACCCATGCCGACCAAGGGGAGTACGAGTACGCCATTGAACAGTTGACCCGAGCCATAGCTCAATCGAGCAACAAGGTCAGGAAGTCGCGTTACACGTTTATTCTCGGTCAGCTATACGAAGCCAATGGCGAGTGCAACAGAGCTATTCGCTTTTACGGGGAAGTCCTGAGAATGAAGCCGCCTTACGTCATGGAGTTTCAAGCCCAGATCAAGCGCGCTTTGTGTATCAGCGGATACAATCGCAATCCGGCACCACTTATTGAGGCCTTGGAGGAGTTGGCCGCAGACGAAAAAAACGAAGAGTACCTGGATCAGATCTACTTCGCCTTGGCCGAGATCGCCTGGGAAATGGGAGAAGACGAAAAAGCCAAGGAAAACTATCGCTATTCGGCTTACTACAGCACGGGGAACTACACTCAAAAAGCCAAGAGTTACTTGCGCCTGGCGGAGATCACCTTTGACGAAGGAAATTACCGGGTAGCACAGGCCTACTACGACAGTACCATGACCGTTTTACCTGAGAATTTTGAGCGGTACGATGAGGTGAAGCAGCTTGCCGATAACCTCGATGAACTGGTAGGGTATATCGTAACCATAGAGGAAAACGACAGCCTATTGAAGTTGGGCCGAATGAAGCCCGGCGATCGCGAGGCGGCTATTGACAAGTACATCAACAAGTTGAGGGAAGAAGACCGGAAGCGTGAAGAACAGGCGCGTTCAGGTTTCAATGCCCAGATGCGCATGCAGCAGGATCAATATCAACGGTCCGAGGGGGAAACGACCAAAGGAAACTGGTACTTCTACAATCCGTCCACGGTGAGCTTGGGACGAACGGAGTTCGATCGGATTTGGGGTCGTCGAAAACTAGAGGACAACTGGCGACGGACGAATAAAAGGTCGTTCAGTCAAGACGAGTTCGAAGAGGAGTATGGCGATACCATTACGGTAACCATTGGGGACAGCACGTTCAGGGCATATAAGTACGATCGGTCGATCTATATAGCGCAGTTACCGACCACCAAAGAGGCACAGGACAGTTTAGAGCGAATCAATATCGACTCTTATTTCGGTTTAGCCTTGTTATACAAGGAGAAGCTTTACGATGACCCCAAAGCTGCCGAGACCTTTGAACGTTTGTTAGATCGATATCCGGACAACAAGTACCGGATCCGGGAATATTTTTACCTGTACCGCTTGTACACGGATTTAGAAATGCCACAAAAAGCTGAAGAGTACAAGCAAAAGTTGATCGATCTGGATCCGGACAGTGACTTTGCCAAGATCCTTCAGGATCCGAGTTATGCCGACAAACGGGAAGAGGAGCACAACCAGTCCCGTGCGGCTTACGCATCGTGTTACTCAGAATTCGAAAACGGAAGGTATTCGGCTTGTGCCAAGAAGTGCGAGGCGAATTTGAAGAAGTTCGAGGGTGATCCGCTGGAGGCTAAGTTTGCCTTTTTGATGGCGATGGCCAAAGGGAAGCCCAGTGAAGCGAGGTTGGTCGAAGAAATGCGCAAAGTATCCGAAAAGTACCCCTTTACCGAAGAGGGTCAAGAGGCCCGGCGCATCGTAGCCTTTTACACGGGGGAGACGGAAGAGGTAGTTGCGCAGAAGGAAGAATCGGACAGTGTAGCCCTCTATCTTGCCGCTGAGGCAAAAAAATTCAATTCAAGCAAGAAGGACGCCCATTTTTACATTCTGCTTTTCCCGGCGGAGAGTACGAAGGCAAATGATCTGTCGACCTTCATCAGCGATTTCAACAAGCAGTATTTCAGTCTGGAGAATTTGAACGTTCGTGGATTATTTCTGGATCAGGAGTACCAGATGATCTCTGTGCGAACCCTTGGCAACGGCGAGAAAGCCATGACGTATTTCAATGCATTATCCACGGAGCCGGATCTGGAGA is a window from the Flavobacteriales bacterium genome containing:
- the rseP gene encoding RIP metalloprotease RseP codes for the protein MELTDIADILVKATQFFLSLSLLIILHELGHFIPAKLFKTRVEKFYLFFDPWFSVFKKKVGETEYGIGWLPLGGYVKISGMIDESMDKEQMKKPAEPWEFRSKPAWQRLIIMIGGVTVNVILGIAIYAGVLAYWGEQYLPTENATYGIAVDSTGESIGLRDGDKILLVNGNEVENFNQIPMEIVLGAESVTVERDGQELDLPVTSANIKAMVQNPAFMTPRIPYVVGEFTNSSVAKKAGLLEGDRIVGLNGRQLEFFDEYIDSIPAYAGRIVTLTAQRETERVVVEVPVPEHGKIGVYPGGSYADFFDIETKKYGVFESIPAGYHRATGTLSNYIRQFKIIFDTETEAYKSVGGFLTIGNQFPSTWDWQYFWNFTAFLSIMLAFLNILPIPALDGGHVVFVLWEMITRRKPSEKVLEYAQMVGFVILLALLVFANGNDILKLFR
- a CDS encoding M23 family metallopeptidase, with the protein product MAKIKDKNEEARPWIERLKNKYRLVILNDDTFEEKLSFRLSRLNVFVAAGLSVITLIALTIILIAFTPLREYIPGYSSTSLRRQALENAMLTDSLRRVIANQERYVEIINGVISGELKEYDTADAVEAQVIDSIEMPPSPEDSALREMVAQEERYNIFEGGTGENSVMANLTFFSPIKGMVSGKFDPQTDHFAVDIVAPENEPILAVLEGTVLLATWSSDEGYVIALQHAGGIISIYKHNSILLKEQGEVVQAGEAIAIIGNSGHLSTGPHLHFELWNNGIAVDPESYVVF
- a CDS encoding 1-deoxy-D-xylulose-5-phosphate reductoisomerase; protein product: MEKKRLAILGSTGSIGTQALEVVSEQPDSFEVEVLTANGNCDLLIEQAQKYQPNAVVICDESRYQKVNNALFDLGVKVYAGNDALKDVVQMETVDLVLTALVGYSGLAPTLSAIEAGKPIALANKETLVVAGELVTDAAARKRVPLLPVDSEHSAIFQCLVGEFHNPIEKIVLTASGGPFRGRTRNELLKVSKEQALKHPNWEMGVKVTIDSATLMNKGLEVMEAKWLFGLRPDQIDVVVHAQSIIHSLVQFEDGSMKAQMGLPDMKLPIQYAMGYPNRLKNSFTRFNFMDYPELTFEKPDIETFRNLGLAFHSLDQGGNAPCILNAANEIAVASFLRDQVGFLEMSDVIETTLAKATFIEKPSYEDYVASDAEARRIAAELIN
- a CDS encoding GH3 auxin-responsive promoter family protein, whose protein sequence is MSIKSLLAKPFAAWVANQTRKWSSKPSESQRAVFNELVRSAGDTSFGRDHDFASIKAYSDFQTRVPVRDYEDLKPYVERIRIGENDVLWPGKPLYFAKTSGTASGAKYIPITKQSMPFHVESARNALLHYVHQTGKTTFIDGKMIFLQGSPELEEVNGVKLGRLSGIVAHYVPGYLQRNRMPSWETNCIDDWETKVDAIVTETLYEDMRLISGIPSWMLMYFERVLERTGKKILDVWPNFSLFVNGGVAFEPYRTKFEEMIGASIDTIEVYPASEGFIGYQDSQTEPGLLLLLKQGIFYEFIPAEKVFDKNPLRLTIDEVELGVNYALIMSTNAGLWGYNIGDTVQFVSKDPYRIVVSGRIKHYTSAFGEHVIAAEVEAALKEAVEQTGIQINEFTVAPRINPTEGLPYHEWLMEFDEKPADLSQLAEIIDRVMQEKNIYYSDLIKGKVLRPVVITPIKPGGFKEYMKSVGRLGGQNKVSRLSNDRKIADKLSEFAW
- a CDS encoding tetratricopeptide repeat protein encodes the protein MNIKLLIRPFVIVLFALVAVSCSTEKDKFVNREYHKLTAHYNGYFNGNESFREGVEKLENSVIDDYENVLPVYVLGTPQDAKSIYPQMDRAIDKATTVIRRHSMVIRGEEKNNWIDDNYLLIGKARFYKQEHLAALEAFNYVALQFPDGELYHEAMWWAARSYLALDNYSQALYTLEVLETTGKVPKDLKSEIHAIYAQTHADQGEYEYAIEQLTRAIAQSSNKVRKSRYTFILGQLYEANGECNRAIRFYGEVLRMKPPYVMEFQAQIKRALCISGYNRNPAPLIEALEELAADEKNEEYLDQIYFALAEIAWEMGEDEKAKENYRYSAYYSTGNYTQKAKSYLRLAEITFDEGNYRVAQAYYDSTMTVLPENFERYDEVKQLADNLDELVGYIVTIEENDSLLKLGRMKPGDREAAIDKYINKLREEDRKREEQARSGFNAQMRMQQDQYQRSEGETTKGNWYFYNPSTVSLGRTEFDRIWGRRKLEDNWRRTNKRSFSQDEFEEEYGDTITVTIGDSTFRAYKYDRSIYIAQLPTTKEAQDSLERINIDSYFGLALLYKEKLYDDPKAAETFERLLDRYPDNKYRIREYFYLYRLYTDLEMPQKAEEYKQKLIDLDPDSDFAKILQDPSYADKREEEHNQSRAAYASCYSEFENGRYSACAKKCEANLKKFEGDPLEAKFAFLMAMAKGKPSEARLVEEMRKVSEKYPFTEEGQEARRIVAFYTGETEEVVAQKEESDSVALYLAAEAKKFNSSKKDAHFYILLFPAESTKANDLSTFISDFNKQYFSLENLNVRGLFLDQEYQMISVRTLGNGEKAMTYFNALSTEPDLESMLQGRNWMHFAISQPNFAILFQNKVPEAYQLFFEQEYGLKSGL